The following proteins come from a genomic window of Dermacentor albipictus isolate Rhodes 1998 colony chromosome 8, USDA_Dalb.pri_finalv2, whole genome shotgun sequence:
- the LOC139048635 gene encoding uncharacterized protein — translation MLRLKEKPYTRKRASLETKMLFEDFGSRTGSQQSTAREVASAEMCSGACTTHACVNTCGRAVPANICVPCDSGRCTEATSEVQAAGCDTARTTDNVPCFLDGSTLSDSSDGSLGSPVRASQEDPLGEVSVGSLVSRTPEPTFDLATADSSSVPSDFAERLRSWAIKENVTHTAVTSLLKMLKTSSFDPSSLPSDARTLLSTPRGTQRAPALTDMAPGQYCHFGLQCSLENALSEACFKGSHVSLLFNIDGLPISKSSNMQLWPIQCMIGEHGRVSPFVVGIFAGPSKPVSANDFLSPLVSELQQLLSHGMVFEHRVIKVSSTCFVLDAPARSFVFQIKGHTGYSGCPKCTVEGTYSNNRLSFPARSSTLRTDDSFRRQTDPDHHLGTSVLMTLPIDCVASAPLDYMHLLCLGIMKKLLSAWLGGRLEVRLGPAERRRLSDLNLSLAPNVPKEFSRKPRSVAEAERWKATEFRLLLLYTGPVVLMPVLPPDLYMNFLSLHCAVYILASPSLCQQHTDYAESLLKYFVKTFARLYGNDQVSYNVHCALHVANDVRKHGPLDMFSAFPFENNMQYLKRLLKSHKTPLAQLYNRLKEREGKGAATFPSLNAIKFTKEHSDGPLLGTCAPPQYKQATFASFILSVDVPDNCCIIDGSVVIVDSFAHFRATQAPCIIGREFMVKENFYDKPFSSCTIDVYVVSQLSDVKCWPLRNVRKLVRLPWHGKFVIIPLLHMS, via the coding sequence ATGCTTAGGCTTAAGGAGAAGCCTTATACGCGAAAGAGAGCGTCGCTGGAGACAAAGATGCTATTCGAGGACTttggatctcgcaccggcagccagcagtcaacggcTCGAGAAGTCGCAAGTGCAGAAATGTGCAGTGGCGCATGTACTACTCACGCATGTGTTAACACGTGTGGTCGTGCTGTACCTGCAAACATTTGTGTGCCTTGCGACTCTGgccgctgcaccgaggcgacatcagAAGTTCAGGCCGCTGGTTGTGACACTGCGCGCACTACGGACAATGTACCTTGCTTCCTTGATGGATCCACTCTAAGCGActcttcggatggttcacttggCTCGCCTGTGAGAGCGTCACAagaggatcccttaggagaggtgagTGTGGGTTCTCTGGTTAGCAGGACCCCGGAGCCTACATTtgatttagctaccgcggactcttcatcggtgCCCTCTGACTTTGCTGAACGACTGCGCAGTTGGGCTATTAAGGAAAATGTTACGCATACAGCGGTCACATCACTGCTAAAGATGCTCAAGACGAGTAGCTTTGACCCCTCATCTCTCCCAAGTGACGCTCGCACTTTGCTCTCCACGCCCAGGGGTACACAACGTGCACCTGCTTTAACTGACATGGCTCCTGGGCAATACTGTCACTTTGGCTTGCAGTGCAGTCTAGAAAATGCCTTGTCGGAAGCATGTTTTAAgggcagccatgtttctttgttgtttaatATTGACGGACTGCCAATTTCTAAGAGTTCTAACATGCAGTTGTGGCCAATACAGTGCATGATTGGTGAGCATGGCAGAGTTTCACCCTTTGTAGTCGGCATTTTTGCTGGGCCTTCAAAGCCTGTTTCAGCGAATGATTTTCTGAGCCCCCTTGTCAGTGAGCTGCAGCAGCTTCTTTCGCATGGAATGGTTTTTGAGCACCGGGTAATTAAGGTTTCGTCAACTTGTTTTGTTTTAGATGCACCAGCACGgtcatttgtttttcaaattaaAGGACACACTGGATATTCTGGGTGCCCAAAGTGCACAGTAGAGGGCACATACAGCAACAACCGACTCAGCTTTCCAGCGAGGTCCTCCACTTTGCGCACCGATGATTCATTCAGGCGTCAGACTGACCCTGACCATCACCTAGGCACCTCAGTTTTGATGACGCTTCCCATAGACTGTGTCGCCTCTGCACCCCTTGACTACATGCACCTTTTATGTCTGGGCATTATGAAAAAGTTGCTTAGTGCTTGGTTAGGTGGCCGTTTAGAGGTCCGTCTCGGACCTGCAGAACGAAGACGGTTGTCTGACTTAAACCTATCTTTAGCTCCTAATGTACCTAAAGAATTTTCCCGCAAACCTAGAAGTGTAGCAGAGGCTGAGCGTTGGAAGGCCACAGAATTCAGACTACTACTTCTCTACACTGGGCCTGTAGTACTCATGCCTGTTCTACCTCCTGATCTTTACATGAACTTTCTTTCGCTGCACTGTGCAGTGTACATTCTGGCAAGTCCTAGCCTGTGCCAGCAGCATACTGATTATGCCGAGTCTCTTCTTAAGTACTTTGTTAAAACTTTTGCAAGATTGTATGGAAATGACCAGGTTTCCTACAATGTTCACTGTGCATTACATGTTGCAAATGATGTACGCAAGCACGGACCACTGGACATGTTCAGCGCATTTCCTTTTGAAAATAATATGCAGTACCTCAAGCGGCTTCTAAAAAGCCACAAGACTCCACTTGCCCAGCTGTACAACCGCTTAAAGGAGCGAGAGGGAAAGGGGGCGGCAACCTTTCCATCACTGAACGCGATTAAATTTACAAAAGAACATTCAGATGGGCCTCTCCTAGGTACCTGTGCACCACCCCAGTACAAACAGGCCACGTTTGCTAGCTTCATCCTCAGTGTAGATGTTCCTGATAACTGCTGCATAATAGATGGCTCTGTCGTGATTGTAGATAGTTTCGCACACTTTAGAGCTACACAAGCACCTTGCATCATTGGTCGCGAATTCATGGTGAAGGAAAACTTCTATGATAAGCCATTTTCTTCTTGTACCATTGATGTTTATGTGGTTTCACAGCTTTCTGATGTTAAATGTTGGCCATTAAGGAATGTGCGTAAGCTTGTCAGGTTACCCTGGCATGGGAAATTTGTTATAATTCCATTGCTGCATATGTCTTAA